CGCTCATGTAGCGCTCGGCGAGATAATCGAGCAGCTCGGGATGTGTCGGCGCTTCTCCCATGATGCCGAAATTGTCGACGGTCTTCACCAAGCCTCGACCGAACAAATGTTGCCACAGTCGATTGACCATTACACGGGCCGGCAACGGATCGCGCCGATCGAGCAACCGCTCGGCCAGCTCCAGCCGTCCGCTCGCCGAGCGATATGGGGGCGCATCCGGTCCGTCGATTGCTTCGAGAAACCGTCGCTCGACGACTTCGCCCGTGGTTCGATGATTGCCGCGGATCAGCACATGCTCGTTTACGCCCGACCCTTCCCATGCGACCGGTGCCGTGTGTGAAGTGCGCCGCAGTTTCGCGAGCAGCTCGGTTTGCTTCGCGATAAATTGCGAGACGCTTTCCGAAATTGCGGGAGTCGAAGTGCTCCAAAGCTCGGGATGCCCGATCATCCAGGCAGCCAACCCAATCGAACTATCGCTGCTCGTGGCACTACCGCCATTCTCTGGCGATTTCGCGGGGCCGGTCAGCTGATCCGCGGCGATGCGCGCCAGCGCCGCGCGAAACGCGACGACGTATTCATCGGCGACCCGCTTCGCGATCGCTTCGTCGTCGAGCTTCTTGAGCCCGGCGGCGAGCTTCGACGTGTCGAGATCCGAGAACGCGACGTCGAGCGCCGGCGGGCGCAAACCTTCGACGATCTTGAGCACCGCGAACTCGGGCGATTGCTTCTCTTTCAATTCGCCGGCGTCGAGCGGAGTGAACTCGAAATGGACGCGATGACCGGCATAGACCGTGAGGTCGTGCAACACCCAGGTCGGTTGATCGGCGCCGGCGAATTGCTTCATGAGTTGGCCGTGCAGAGGGCCGTTGTTGATCCGATGCGAATCGACGGCCGCATAAACGCGTCCCGAGCCGCGCACCAAGTACCAGACCTTGCCGGTCGTGAGCACCGAGGTCGGTGTCTTGAGCACCCGGCCCGACTGATCCGAGCGGTTGCGTGTGTTTTCTCGTTCCGTGTCGCCGGTGATGCGGAAGAAGTCCCACTTAGGATCGCGCGTCGCGGCGCTCGCCGTGTAGAGTCGCTCGATCGGCCGACGCGGATCGGTGCCGATCCGCAAGTCGCCGGGATGCACGGGACGATGTCCGTACGAAACTCCGTCGACGAGCCAATCGCGGAGCGGAAGCGAAGCCGGGTCGTAGAGCACCGGCTCGTTCGAGACGAGCGAATCGGCGGCCGGAGGCTGCGGCGGGCCCGATCCGGCGAGCGACTGAGAGCCTTCCAGAATCATCCGTCGCCAAGCACGCAGAGGCTCCCCCGGCTCGAACGGCGCCGTCTCGAAGTAGTCGACCCAGTGCGTAAGCCGAGCTTCTTCCACACCGAAGAGGCTCGCTGCCGCGGCAATGCTTACCGCGCGGTTCGCGCTCTTGCCCGCTTTGCGAAGCTCGGTCAGCACGGCACCGACTGCGAGCAGATAACGATCGGCCTTCTCGACCACGGCTTGCATCTCGGCCGCTTGGGCCGCGAGTAGCTTCGGGCGATACTCCGCTTCGAGCTTCTTCACTTCGTCGTAGATGCGGCGGTTGTGGTCCGTCGCCTCGAACGGGGCTTGGTGATAGCTCATGCCGAGCACGAAGCCCGACAGAGCGTAGTAGTCTTTCGTCGAAAGGGCGTCGAACTTGTGATCGTGGCAACGGGCACAAGCGAGCGTGAGTCCGAGAAAGGTTTTCGACATCACATCGATCTTGTTGTCGACCCGGTCGGTCTCGTCTTGGCGAATATCGACGGGCGAATGGCACTCTTCGCCGAGAAACCAAAAGCCGGTCGCCAGAATCGATTCGTTCGCGCCGGTCTTCGGGTTCATGCGCGGCTCGGGCATCAGGTCGCCCGCCAAGTGCTCGACGACGAACCGATCGTACGGCACATCGGCATTCAACGAGCGAATCACGTAGTCGCGGTATTGATAGGCGTTCGGGATCAAGTAGTCGAACTCGTGGCCGCGGGTCTCGGCATAGCGGACGAGATCGAGCCAGTGACGGCCCCAGCGTTCGCCGAAGTGCGGCGAAGCCAACAGGCAGTCGACGACTTTCTCGAACGCTTCGGGCGAGTCGTCGGCCACGAAGGCGTCGACCTCGGCGATGGTCGGCGGGAGGCCGACGAAGTCGAAGTAGGCGCGGCGCAAGAGCGTTCGTTTGTCGGCGGCTACGGCAGGCGCAACGCCCGCGGCCTCGAGCTTCGCGAGCACGTAGCGGTCGATCTCGGTGCGCGGCCAGGCGGCGTTTTTCGTTACCGGAACCACAGACTTCGCGAGCGGCTGAAAGCACCAATGCTTGGCCCGCTCCGCAAGATCGAACTTCTTCTTCGCGGTCGCCGCGACGGGGCGCTTCTCGACGGCCGGCGCCGGAGCACCCAGCTTCACCCATTGCTCGAGCGCCGCGATTTTCTCGGCGGCGAGCTTCCCCTTCGGCGGCATCTGGAAATCGACGTCGTCGTAGCGCAGCCCTTTGATCAGCAGGCTCGCATCGGGATCGCCGGGGACGATCGCAGGGCCTTGATCGCCCCCGCGCAACATGCCGCCGACCGTGTCGACCTGCAGAGTCGCTTCCTGCTTGTCGGGTCCGTGGCATTCGTAACAATGCTCGACGAGAATCGGCCGGACCTTCTTCTCGTAGAACTCGACGCCGGCTTCATCGGCCGAAGCCGAACGACACGCAACTGCGACGAAAACGAGACCGACGGCAGCGACCAGCGAAAACGACGTGCGGCAACCCATCGTCGAAGACCTCTTACAGAACAGCGCGGGGGAAGGAGTCGGCGCGGGAAGGCTGCGCAACCTGAGCGCAGAGAAATACCGACCGGCCCATTATAGGCCGCGCCGCCGAGGAACGAAACCGCGTAGTCGGGCGATTGGCCGTGCTGCCTCGACGAGCCAACGCGGTGTGAATTCACACGGCGGCGGCCGCGAAACCGCAAGCGGACGAGCGGCGCGGCTCGCTTGCGATTTCGCGGCCGTTCACGCTTGGCGCAATGCTAAGCTCGCGCTTCTACGCGGGCATCGAGCGATGGAAATGAACGTGCTTCCAGCTCCCCGCTTGCTTGTGCCACACGCGCGTCTCTTCGACCGCGACCGTCACCGGGTCGCCGGCGGCATTCAGCTTTTGATTCAACCGAATGTAGCTCAGCACCGCCGCATCCGGGCCGAGCAACCGCACATGCGGCGAGGCCATCGTCACGTTCGTCGCTACGGCCGGCTTCGGGCCGCTCGGCAGATCGAAATAGAACTTGTGAAACGGCATCCCCTCGACCACGTTGCCCCGAGCTTCGGGCTCGAAGCAGGTGATCGTCGGGTCGCAGAGATCGGCATAGGTCTTCCAATCGCCGCCGACGATCGCGACCAAGAGCTTTTGATTCACGGCGAGAAGTTCTTGCGTTGCGTCCGGCATCATGGGCCTCACAGGTTCCGAAGGGGTGCGATGTAAATAAGTGCGTGTCGAAGACGAAGGGCAGCGGCGGCTCTAGCCCGGCAGGATTCCGAGGCGCACGAGCTTGCTGCGGCATTCGTCGCGCTCGCGGCTCTTGGCAATGGGAGCCCAGGTGGGATCTTGGACGGCGAGAAAGTCTTCGTCGGTGGCTGCGCGGCCGGCAGCCGAGGCGCGGGCCGTGAGACGGCCGATCACTTCCACATCGAGCCGGGTCAGGAACATCCCTTGCTGTCGAAAGTCGACGAACGCTTCCCACACGAGCGGGAAGAGCGGCTTGATGATCTGCTCCCCCATCGCCGCGGCATACTCGCGAATCTCCAGCTGCGCGTGGCTATCCATCCGCAGCGAAAGGAAATGGAGCAAGTTGTGCAAATCGACTTTCCAATACGCCTCGGTGTAGGTCGACAGCGGCAAGTCTTTGCGAGCTTGCTCGCGAGCGACTCCGAGCTCGATGCGGCGCTCGTACAGCGCGCGGGTCTTATCCAAGAGCTCGGCCTCGGAGGCGGTGAGCTCGGCGCCGATCTCCGGCGAAAGGAAGTCGGCGCTTCCTTGGCGGTTGTTCGCGGCCTGCCCGCGCCATTGGTCGGCGGGCGTGTGCTGCGCGGCGTCGATGGCGAGCGAGTAGCGCGTCGAGTATTCGTTGACGTTCGCCGTGCGGTGGCGAATCCATTGGCGCCAGGTATCCATCGGCACGCGGCAGAGGAACTTCACCTCGACCATCTCGAACGGCGTGCTATGGCGATGGCGCATCAAATAGCGGATCAGGCCCCGATCGTCGGAAACTTTTTTCGTCCCCTCGCCGTAGCTCACCCGCGCCGCCTGCACGACGGCCTGATCGTCTCCCATCACATCGACGAGACAGACGAAGCCGTCGTCGAGCACAGGGACTTTCTTCCAACGGAGTTCTTCGACCTGAGCGGCATTCGTAGGCATGGCAAGATCACGAAGAGAGCGGGGTGCGAATTCGACCGGGCTATTGTAGCGAAGCCGGAGAGCGCTCGGCAGGGGCGTGGAAACGGTCCTGAAATCGAGCGATTGCCGCAATTGCCACCAGCAACCACTCGGGTGGCACCTATAGGAAGCTCT
This window of the Planctomycetia bacterium genome carries:
- a CDS encoding PSD1 and planctomycete cytochrome C domain-containing protein produces the protein MGCRTSFSLVAAVGLVFVAVACRSASADEAGVEFYEKKVRPILVEHCYECHGPDKQEATLQVDTVGGMLRGGDQGPAIVPGDPDASLLIKGLRYDDVDFQMPPKGKLAAEKIAALEQWVKLGAPAPAVEKRPVAATAKKKFDLAERAKHWCFQPLAKSVVPVTKNAAWPRTEIDRYVLAKLEAAGVAPAVAADKRTLLRRAYFDFVGLPPTIAEVDAFVADDSPEAFEKVVDCLLASPHFGERWGRHWLDLVRYAETRGHEFDYLIPNAYQYRDYVIRSLNADVPYDRFVVEHLAGDLMPEPRMNPKTGANESILATGFWFLGEECHSPVDIRQDETDRVDNKIDVMSKTFLGLTLACARCHDHKFDALSTKDYYALSGFVLGMSYHQAPFEATDHNRRIYDEVKKLEAEYRPKLLAAQAAEMQAVVEKADRYLLAVGAVLTELRKAGKSANRAVSIAAAASLFGVEEARLTHWVDYFETAPFEPGEPLRAWRRMILEGSQSLAGSGPPQPPAADSLVSNEPVLYDPASLPLRDWLVDGVSYGHRPVHPGDLRIGTDPRRPIERLYTASAATRDPKWDFFRITGDTERENTRNRSDQSGRVLKTPTSVLTTGKVWYLVRGSGRVYAAVDSHRINNGPLHGQLMKQFAGADQPTWVLHDLTVYAGHRVHFEFTPLDAGELKEKQSPEFAVLKIVEGLRPPALDVAFSDLDTSKLAAGLKKLDDEAIAKRVADEYVVAFRAALARIAADQLTGPAKSPENGGSATSSDSSIGLAAWMIGHPELWSTSTPAISESVSQFIAKQTELLAKLRRTSHTAPVAWEGSGVNEHVLIRGNHRTTGEVVERRFLEAIDGPDAPPYRSASGRLELAERLLDRRDPLPARVMVNRLWQHLFGRGLVKTVDNFGIMGEAPTHPELLDYLAERYMSEGWSTKKLLRAMALSTTYRMASSPHDSTAAKLATVDPENNLWHRALVKRLEAEAIRDSILAVSGKLDEKQFGPSVELFLTPFMEGRGRPSSGPLDGAGRRSVYLRVRRNFLNPMFQAFDYPTPFTSVGRRANSNVPAQALALMNGEFVRQQAVHWAERSKETGTKDEAARIEQLYQTAFARKPTGEESLAAFEFLMNQRELYNVKSSDDVRAWADLCHVLFNVKEFIYIR
- the thyX gene encoding FAD-dependent thymidylate synthase; its protein translation is MPTNAAQVEELRWKKVPVLDDGFVCLVDVMGDDQAVVQAARVSYGEGTKKVSDDRGLIRYLMRHRHSTPFEMVEVKFLCRVPMDTWRQWIRHRTANVNEYSTRYSLAIDAAQHTPADQWRGQAANNRQGSADFLSPEIGAELTASEAELLDKTRALYERRIELGVAREQARKDLPLSTYTEAYWKVDLHNLLHFLSLRMDSHAQLEIREYAAAMGEQIIKPLFPLVWEAFVDFRQQGMFLTRLDVEVIGRLTARASAAGRAATDEDFLAVQDPTWAPIAKSRERDECRSKLVRLGILPG
- a CDS encoding DUF4440 domain-containing protein is translated as MMPDATQELLAVNQKLLVAIVGGDWKTYADLCDPTITCFEPEARGNVVEGMPFHKFYFDLPSGPKPAVATNVTMASPHVRLLGPDAAVLSYIRLNQKLNAAGDPVTVAVEETRVWHKQAGSWKHVHFHRSMPA